The DNA region AGCCGGTAGACGCCGTCCAGTTCGCGCAGCATCTGGGACTTCACCAGCGACCAGCGGACCTCGTTCGCGCCGATCCACTCGTAGGCCAGCGTGTGCTCGTCCTTGATGGCCCCGGCGTCCAGCAGCAGCCGGACCTGCTCGGCCCGCCCCTGGGAGTCCTCGGAGAGGACCTCGGCCTCCTTCACCTCGCCGGTCCATTCCGGGTAGCGGGCGAAGTCGGCGATCACTCCCATCACGGCTTCGGGCGCCGCATCGATGGTGATGTTCGAGCTGGTGTGTTCCGCCATCGCCGTGGCTCCTCCATTGCTGCGCGCGATCCCCGATTGCCGCTGGCAGGCTACCGCGCGTGTCCGGACCCGGGCCTACCGGTACGCCCCGGACCTACCGGCCCGCTACGTACACGGGCCACGTACGCGGGCCGGGAGCGCCGACGGTCACCACTCCAGCACCCAGGGCGTCCCGGTGGCGTTGAAGTGCCCTACGTTCACGCACTCCGTCGGCCCGATCCGCATCCGCCGCACCAGCGGCTGGTGCACATGCCCGAAGAGGTGGAAGCGGGGCCTGACCGAACGCACCGCGCTCAGCAGCGCCTCGCTGCCGCGTTCGAAGCGGCGCGCGACCGTGTCGTAGCACAACTCCGGTACGTCGGGCGGTATATGGGAGCAGAGCACGTCGACCTCGCCGAGCGCCTCGACCTTCGCCGCGTACGTCTCGTCGTCGATCTCGTACGGGGT from Streptomyces marispadix includes:
- a CDS encoding SRPBCC family protein, with product MAEHTSSNITIDAAPEAVMGVIADFARYPEWTGEVKEAEVLSEDSQGRAEQVRLLLDAGAIKDEHTLAYEWIGANEVRWSLVKSQMLRELDGVYRLAPVDGGERTEVTYQLTVDVKIPMLGMIKRKAEKVIIDRALSGLKKRVESGGGAGKGADAAKG